The following nucleotide sequence is from Oncorhynchus kisutch isolate 150728-3 linkage group LG29, Okis_V2, whole genome shotgun sequence.
GAAAAAAACCTGAAGAGCTTCCAATACATATTTTTGTTATTATGTGTTTCAGAAAGAGATCAAAACTTTGTGAAATTTAGTGTGTTGTGTAAATGTTTCTTTGTTCCAAAATGTGACGTGTGTTTGCTTATGCTGCTATGCTGTAGAGTGGATATGCTCTCAACTGCAAAACGTGAATAACAGCCTTGAGACCTATCATTTCTCTGTGTGACTGAGAGAGTGTAGACCAAACTGTTGATGTCCCAGTTGTTCTGTGTCACCTCAGGTAGCAGGGGTGGCTGCTGTGCCTGTAACTCTCAGCCTGATGTCAGGTACTGTGTTTGCTGCCGCCGAGGACAAGCCCAATGTCACCTTAAATACAAATGAGGTACTGCATTGTGCACAGAATCACACTTACTGAAGTCTGTCAGCATACTTCCTGTCTGAGGCAAGCCAACATTGGCATGAGGTAACTGACCCATGTAAAATGTTGTTTGTTACAGCTCTCCCTCTACACTACACCGCAGCAGAAGTTCCGCTATTTGGAGCCAGATATAGGGCACTTGGAGCCAGGTGTTACCACTCTAAGGAAACTGGCAGAGCCATATGTTACTTGGTGTCAGGTACATTGATAATCCTACTCACCAGTGAGCTACTGGGTGACAGTCATTATTTCCTTTGTTAGGAACAGTCTCCTCTCAGAAAATAAAGACAGAAAATTCATAATGTCTGATAGCCCAGCCTCACTGCATGGACCCAAAATTACTTCACATGGGCACTGAAATGTTTTTGCCATGCTTTACATTATCATCCCAGCTGCTTTTACATATTTTACAATGCACCCTGTTTCCTGTGACCTCCAAAGATTTACTATGATTAGTTGTGACTGGTAAATATTAACTGCAGTAGGTCTCACTATTGTCATTCATCTAAATTTCTCTTTGCGTATTGAGCATCCACAGTAATTATTTTCCCAGAGACCCATTAATATTTACTGGTATTCCTATGTGTCTATACCAGGGTTTCTTAAACTATGGGTCGGGACCCAATGGGCCCGAGGCATATGAAATGTGGGTCGTGAGTTATACATCTATAATAACACACTCTTAGTTATACATCTATAATAACACACTATTTGTTCTTAATTTGGGTCATTAGAGGAAGATTTGGGGTCTTGGGAGCACAGTACATTTCTAATTTGGGTCTCAAGCTGAAAAAGTTAaagaacccctggtctagaaaTACTGTACATTGTGTTTCACCATggtcagtttattttttatttatttttatttaacctttatttaaccaggtagactagttgagaacaagttctcatttgcaactgcgacctggccaagataaagcaaagcagttcgacacatacaataacacagagttacacatggaataaacaaacatacaatcaataatacagtagaaagatctatatacagcatctgcaaatgaggtaggataagggaggtaaggcaataaatagcgaagtaattacaatatagcaattaaacactggaatggtcattggcagcagacaactggaaggaaagacggccaaaggaagaattggctttgggggtgaccagtgagatatacctgctggagcgcatgctatgggtgggtgctgctatggtgaccagtgagctgagataaggcggggcttgacctagcagagacttgtagatgacctggagccagtgagtttggcgtcgagtatgaagcgaggaacagccaacgagagcatagaggtcgcagtggtgcgtaatatatggggctttggtgataaaatggatgacactgtgatagactgcatccaatttgttgagaagagtggtggaggctattttgtaaatgacatcgccaaagtcgaggatcggtaggatggtcagttttacgagggtatatttggcagcctgagtgaaggatgctttgttgcgaaataggaagctgattatagatttaattttggattggagaagtTTAATGtatgtctggaaggagagtttacagtctaaccagacacctaggtatttgtagttgtccacatattccaagtcagaactgtccagagtagcgatgctggacgggcgggcaggtcagcgatcggttgaagagcatgcatttagttttacttgcatttaagagcagttggaggccacggaaggagagttgtatggcattgaagctcgtctggaggttagttaacacagtgtccaaagaagggccagaggtacagtggggcaaaaaagtatttagtcagccaccaattgtgcaagttctcccacttaaaaatatgagagaggcctgtaattttcatcataggtacacttcaactatgacagacaaaatgagaaaaaaaatccagaaaatcacattgtaggatttttaatgaatgtatttgcaaattatggtggaaaataagtatttggtcaataacaaaagtttatctcaatactttgttatataccctttgttggcaatgacagaggtcaaacgttttctgctggtattttggcccattcctccatgcagatctcctctagagcagtgatgttttggggctgttgctgggcaacacggactttgaactccctccaaagattttctatggggttgagatctggagaccggctaggccactccaggaccttgaaatgcttattacgaagccactccttcgttgcccgggcagtgtatttgggatcattgtcatgctgaaagacccagccacgtttcatcttcaatgcccttgctgatggaaggaggttttcactcaaaatctcatgatacatggccccattttttctttcctttacacggatcagtcgtcctggtccctttgcagaaaaacagccccaaagcatgatgtttccacccccatgcttcacagtaggtatggtgttctttggatgcaactcagcattctttgtcctccaaacacgatgagttgagtttttaccaaaaagttatattttggtttcatctgaccatatgacattctcccaatcttcttctggatcatccaaatgctctttagcaaacttcagacgggcctggacatgtactggcttaagcagggggacacgtctggcactgcaggatttgagtccctggcggcggcgtgtgttactgatggtaggctttgttactttggtcccagctctctgtaggtcatccactaggtccccctgtgtggttctgggatttttgctcaccgttcttgtgatcattttgaccccacggggtgagatcttgcgtggagccccagatcgagggagattatcagtggtcttgtatgtcttccatttcctaataattgctcccacagttgatttcttcaaaccaagctgcttacctattgcagattcagtcttcccagcctggtgcaggtctacattttgtttctggtgtcctttgacagctctttggtcttggccatagtggagtttgaggttgtggacaggtgtcttttacactgataacaagttcaaacaggtgccattaatacaggtaacgagtggaggacagaggagcctcttaaataagaagttacaggtctgtgagagccagaaatcttgcttgtttgtaggtgaccaaatacttagtttccaccataatttgcaaataaattcattaaaaatcctacaatgtgattttctggattttttttctcattttgtctgtcatagttgaagtgtacctatgatgaaaattacaggcctctctcatctttttaagtgtgagaatttgcacaattggtggctgactaaatacttttttgccccactgtatacagaatggtgtcgtctgcgtagaggtggatcaaataatcaccagcagcgagagcgacatcattgatgtatacagagaagagagtcggcccaagaattgaaccctgtggcacccccatagagactgccagaggtcaggacaaca
It contains:
- the LOC109873712 gene encoding MICOS complex subunit MIC26-like, giving the protein MSPLIRRRYLKFGTAKRIMYKVAGVAAVPVTLSLMSGTVFAAAEDKPNVTLNTNELSLYTTPQQKFRYLEPDIGHLEPGVTTLRKLAEPYVTWCQAPG